A region of the Candidatus Giovannonibacteria bacterium genome:
ATTTGACACAATTATAATCGGGGTGGTTATTTTATCGTTTTTTAAACGCTCCAAAACCTGAAAGCCGTCCATCTTCGGCAAAATTATGTCCAAAAGCGCCAAATCCGGTTTCTCCTCTTTAATCATGCGATAGCCCGCCTCGCCGTCGGTTGCGACCGAAACCCGGTAGCCCTCGTATTCCAGCTTGGCTTTCATTACATTCAAATGAACCGGCTCGTCTTCTATAATTAATACCTTATAGTCGGCCATAAGCGGATTATACCATACTTAAATCGTTTCCAAAAACTCCTCCAGAGGCGGGCTTTCTTCCGCAGGCACCAGTTCTTTTTTGAGAGGAAGGGTGAAAGTAAAAACCGTGCCGCCGTTCTCTTTAGAGTTAAAAGTTGTGTCGCCGCCGTGGCGCTTTATAATATTACGCACGATAAAAAGGCCTAGCCCGGTGCCCTCGGTTTCCATTTTAATCACATTGGAAGCGCGGAAAAATTTGGAAAAAACCCTTTTTTGCTCCGAGAGAGGTATGCCCACTCCAGTGTCGGAGATGCTTATCACCGCGTAGTTGCTCGCTTTCTCAATCCTCACCAAAACCTCGCCGCCAGCCGCGGTATATTTAATTGCGTTGTCCAGCAGATTATTAATCGCCAAAGACAATTTTTCCGAATCGGCGTAAATCTGCGGCAGAGCTCCGTCTATTTTCTCAAACTTCAGATTTACGGATTTCCTTTTTGCCAAATCTATATATCCCCGGATAGCGCTCTCAAGGAATTTATCCAAGTCAATTTCCTTAAAGTCGTACCCAAATTTTCCTTCCTCTATGCGGGCGGCGTTCAGAAGGTCGTTGACCAGTTTAATCATTCTCTCGTTGATCTCGTAGCCCTTGGAGAGAAAATTGGACTGTTCCTGGGAAAGCGCGCCGGCGTCCCCGTCCAAGAGCAAGCGCAGCGTCCATTTGATTGCCGACAAAGGCGTGCGCAGCTGATGCGCGGCAACTGAGACAAATTCGGACTTAATCCGGCCCAAAAGTCTTTCGCGCGAAACGTCGTGCAAAATTTTGAGAAACCCGCGGACGTTTCCGGCCCGGTCAACGACGTGGGTCATGGTCACCAGCAACTTCAGCTCCGGCACGGAGGTGTGAATTTCCATGGTTTTTGCGGATGGGGTGCCAGGGATGGGCTTGACCCCGGAAGCGTAAGGCGCTGAAGCCGGATACATCAGCTCCACCAGCCCCTTAAATTTCTCGTTGGTCTTGGTAAATTCCGGAGTTATGGACGCGCCGCTGATATCCGCAAGCTTAATGCCAAGAAGCTCCTCGGCTTTCGGATTCATTAAAACAACTTGTGATTTGTCGTTGTATTCTATGACGCCGTCGGAAAGACTGTTTAAAATCGCCTCGCGCTGGTTGCGCTCGGCATAGAAAAGGGTCGCCGTTCTTATTAAATTGAAATAATTCCAAACCAAAAGCAAAAGAAGTAAAATCTCCAGCCCGAAAGAAACTATTGCCGCCGAAAGTATGCGCCGGGAAGAAGATAGGGCCTGCGACCTTAAATTTTCGGCCACTATGGCCCAGCCGGTCAGCTCAAATGGCAGCGCCACGGCAAAAACCTCTTCGTTTTGCTCGTTTAAGTAAATCAAATCGCCGGAGCGCGTATCCGCCTCGCGACCTCCCAGAGCGCTCAAAACCAGCTTCCTCTGCAGAACGTTGGTTCTGCCAAAAACCAAAGACGAGTTTGGGTGCGCTATGATGTATCCGTCGCGGTCCACCACGTAAGCGGCCTCTCCTCCCAGCGAAGAGCCGGCGCTTGCCCCGCGCACAACATCCAAGAGGAATTTCAGGTTGACTTCGGCAACCAGCGCGGAATACCCAGATTTTCTATCCAGCGGGACCGCTATTGTAATCAGCGGCTCCGAAGCACCGGATATTAAAACCGGACTGCGGTAAATCTCCCCGCGCGAAACCGCCAAAAATAGCTCATCAACCGAACGGTCCCTGAAATCAGACGGCGTGATAAGAAGAAATCTATGGCTTTTCGCCTTTTCTTTCCCGTCCAGCCCCAGAATACTCACGGATTCAAACGGCTGGTTTTCCTTCATCAGCCGCGAGATAAGTTCCTGCCTTGAGGAGCCGCTCTGGCTAATGATGTCCGCGGCGTTTTTCAAAGCATTTTCGTGGCGCTCCAGAGAAACGCCGATTTGATTTCTTACGTCAACCGCTATCGCGCGGTGCAGGGCGTACGCGCCGTTATCCAATTCGCGCAATGTCGGAAAAAGCCAGGCCACGTTCGCCGCGATCAGCGCGAAAACCGCGATGCCTCCCAACGCCCAAAGCTGGAATCTGCGTCCTAAAAAAAATTCGTTTAAGCTATCCTGCATTAATTCACTCGTTATAAACCTTGCTGGCCTGAAGGAGCAAGGATTCAGGGATTTTTATACCCATCTCCCCAGCAAGCGCGGCGTTTATCTCAAAAGTCAGAGTTGACGCAAATTCCACCGGGATATCTCCGGGTTTTTCGCCCCCCAAAACCTTGCTTATCATCCTCGCCCCTTGTCTGCCGACATCGTATCTGGAGGCGCCGTAAACCATAAGATAGCCGGAGCCAACGCCGCGCTCAACGTTGAAATCTATAGACGCGATTTTGGTTTTGCGGAGTGACGGAGCGATTAAATCCGAATTGCCGGAAATAGTCGCTTCCGAAGTGGTCATAACCGCGTCCGGGCGATCCTTAACTAAACGCGCCATGGCAGGGGCGACTTCTTCTTTTTTTGTCATCTCATACCACAGGACCTTTATCCCAAGTTTTTTTGCCCCGTCTTCGTGGGCTTTGATGATTTCGTCATAGCTGACGTGCTTGGGGTTTACCAACACGCCGATTGTTTTAAGAGCCGGGTTGAGAGTTTTTAAAATCTCCATCCTTTTCGGCGCGATTGCAACATTGTCAACTATTACGCCGGTCATAAATCCTCCGGGATGCTGGACGTTTTCAATCCCCAGCTCTTTAAAATTGCCGACATCCACGGCTACGACGGGGATTTTGGCGTCTTTATTCGCTTCCTTTATCGCCGATGAGGCGCTGGTGGAAACCGAGACAATCAAATCCGGCTCGGAATTCACAATCTCCCGCGCCATCTTCGTAGTCAAATTTCTATCACCTTTCGGATTTTTCAACTCAATAATAAAATCCCTGCCCTCAACCAAATTTAATTCTTTAAACCCGGCCTTAATGCCGTCAACGGCGGCAAGCTGGAGATCGGACGCCGTAAGCATTGCTACGCGTTTCGGTGCTTGTCGGCCGTTTCTGAGCAAAGGAGGAGAGACGAAAAAAACAAACGCGGCAACGATTAAAAGTATTAAAACTACAACCCAAAAAAACTTTTTGTTACCCATGCCCACATTATATCACCCATCTAATAAATTGTTATTGGTAAATTTTGCTTGCCAGCAATTTAACTGAATCTGGGATTTTAATGCCGACTGCTTCTGCGGTTTTAAGATTAAGCTCCAATACAACATCTTTGGCGAACCAAACTGAGATTTGAGAAATCGGCACGCCCTTTAAAATTTTATCCACCAAAACCGCACCCGTCCTCCCGCTTTCGGCGCGATCGTCGCTATAAGTCGCCGTAAAACCCAAATTGGCTCCCGCGCTGATTTCCGAACTAATGGAAGGCAGACCCGCATTTAATAGTTGGGCGGCCAGTGGTTTGGCAAGCCGCTCAATATCATTGCTTTTACAAGGGCAGGTTATATAGGCATCGCCTAATTTTTTTGTAAGCAAGGGCAGTTTTTGCAAAATCTCATCAGGCGTTTTTGTGTCTATATCAATATAAACCATCTCTACGCCGATCTTTTTAGACACCTCTGCCAATTTTTCCTTAAAAAGTTTTTCGTTGGTGGATTCTTTTTCCACAACCGAGATTACTTTTTTCATATTAGGTACCAGCTCTTTTAAAAACTCCAATCTTTTACCGACAAATTCTACTGTTCCCTCTCCTATGCCGGTAATGAAACTTTCGGGAGACTGCAGGTTTTGCACAAAATCGCGAGGATTGCCTGCGGCCAAAAAGAAGACTTTTGTTTTAAGCTGTCCTTCGTCCTGTAATTTTTTCAACGCTCTTGCGGCGGATGTGGAGCCAATAATTATAACGTCAAGCCCGGTATCGTTCAGTTCTTTCGCGTATTGCAATATAAGATTATTGTCTCCGCCCCCGTTTTTCTCTACATAAACCAAATTCTCGTCAATCTTATAGCCCAAATCCTCCATGCGCTCCTTGAATCCTTTGATGTTGTCGCTTTGGACGTCTTTACTGGTAAGCAAAAACCCTATTTTATAAATTCTTGGCGGCGGCAGAGGGCGGAACACTTTTGAAAAATAATTCCAGCTAAAATAGCCTCCCAGCAAAATAATAACTATAAGGGTTGTGATTATCGCTTGGCGAAACGACATGTTATCTTGTTGTTCATATGCTCCAATTATATCATTCAGCGTTTAGTCTAGCCACAAGACTCGCAAAGCCCAATTCTTCAAAAATAGAGGTTAGTTTGTCTTTATTTGTTTGAAAGTTGGAAATTGGAAGTTGGAACTTAACCGGCGCGTCGCGGCGGATTGTTGCCAGCGTCTTTGAAAAAAACGCTTCTTTTTTATGTTCCTTCAGCAGCTGGATTGTCTTTTCTTTTAAACCACCAACAGCCCCGCCGGCCGCGTTGGCGGGGCTGCCCTGTTCTAATTTTTGATACAAATTTTCCAGCGTGTTGAAATTTTTAATAATCTCCGTCGCTGTTTTCTCGCCAATTCCCTTAATGCCCACAATGTTATCCGATGGGTCGCCTTTTAATCCTTTGAAATCAGGCAGCAGCTCCGGGCCGAAGCCGTATCTCTCTTCAACTTTCTTTTCATCATAAATTACCGTATCTTCAATCCCTTTCCGCAAAGTAAATACAACAACTCTGTCGCCATCAACCAACTGCAAAACGTCCATATCGCCGGAGACGATAATTGTTTTTGTGTCTTTTAGCTTTTTAGTCTGCTCAACAATCGTCCCTAAAACATCGTCCGCTTCAAATCCAGGGGCATCTAAAATCGGGATGCCGAACGCCTCAACGACATCTCTCGCGCGGATAAGTTGTTTTACTAAATCCTCTTCCGCCTCCGGCCGCTTGGCTTTGTAGCCATCGTAGGTGTCGTGACGAAAGGTCGGCTCCGGCCGGTCAAAAGCCGCCACGATATAATCGGGCTTTAGTTCGCGGATAACTTTCAAAAGCATGGCGGAGAGCCCATACAGCGCCCCCGTCGGCTCGCCGGTATTTTTTGACGTAAACTTCGGCAGCGCGTGATACGCCCGATGAATCAAAGCGTGGGTGTCAAGTAGAACCAATGTCTTCATAATTTCTTAATTTTTAATTCCTAATTTCTAATGAATTTCTAATTTTTAAATTTTTAAATATTGATTGAAAATTGAAAATTTCGGAATTGGAAATTCGCAGAGTTCTTTCGTGTGGCAAATGCCCATGTCTAAATCGTAATATCAAAGCGCCACGCGGCATTATTATTTTAACGCGGTTCCCCCATTCTATTAAAATTATGTTTTGAGGATTGCGCATAAAATCGCGCCAATTTAAAATCTTAAAGTCCTTTGATTTTAAGCGGTAAGCGTCAACATGAATGAAATTTTTAAACTTAACAAATTCGGCCGATCGGTTGAGTTTGTTAACTCCGTAAATTTGCATAATCACAAACGTTGGGCTTCTCGGATTTTCTTTAATTCCCAAACCCTTGGCGAATCCCTGCGTGAAAGTTGTTTTACCCGAACCTAGCTCGCCTTCCAAACTTAAAACCGTTGCGGTTTTAAGTTTGTCCGCCGAAGCTTTAGCGAAGGCGAATTTCAATACTTCTTGCGCCAAAATTTCTCCCAGTTTTTTTGTCTCTTTGCCGCTTCTGGTTAAAATCTCCACTTGTTCTTTCATTAACCATAGTTTAGCAAAGAAAAATAAACGGGGCACATCACTGTGCCCCTTCTGCCGGTGCCGGGGTCGGATTTTTTGGAGCGGTGGAAAAATCCACGGTCTCCTCACCGCATCCGAAGATGCTCAAGAATCCGCCCAAACAAATCAGTCCCCCGCTCCTTTTCTTCACAGTCAACGTCGTCCCCGGCGGCGGGTTAATGATAGTCGTCCCGCCTCGGGCGTAGACGCTGTCGGGCGCGTATGGCGAATCGTCGTGGCGCCCGTCGTAATAACGGTCGCCATACCAGCGCCCGCCCCGATCAAACGACGCGTACCGGCAGTGCGGCGTATCACACCGCAACCCAATTCCCTGTGCCTCAACCAGCTGTGGACCGGTCAGCTCGTAGCTCCAAAGCAACCAGAAAATTCCGGCAAAAACAATCATTTTCTTCATAAAAAGACCCTCCTGCCGTTAATTATACTCTTTCCGGCAAAAAAGTCAAGCCAGTTATCCACCTTGCCTGCCGGCTGGCGGGTTGCTTAAAAATTGCCCTCCGTGCTAGGAATTAATCATCATGTCCGAAGCCGCGGAAAAATTTAAAGAGATTGTCCAGAAAGCCGACTCAATCGCAGTAAGCGTGGCCCCCGCGAACAAAGAACTTAATTTGCCGGACAATAAAAAATTGCTCGCGGGCTCAATACTCCACAATTTTTTTCTATCGCTCGGCAAGAAATCCGCGCTGAACGAAACCGCACCGGAAGAAAACGTGCTGATACGGCTGGATACCAAAAAACTTCCAATTTCGGAACTTAAATATGAAAGAGACGGAGACGAACTTAAAATTATCCTCAAAAGCCCGGAGAAATCTCCCGACATAAGCCATGTTTCGGTAAGCAAAGAAATCGCGCCGGCGGATCTTTTGGTGCTCATAGACCCGCCGGAGGATGAAATTCCCGGACTGCTGGAAAAAACGGCGCACCGCGACGTGGTAAAACTGACGGCCAAAGAAAAACATCTTGCCGCAAAGCTTGCGGAGCTTCTGGAAATATTTGATAAAAAGTTTCTGGAAGGAGCCAAAGAAAATTTGTGGATACTGCTCTCCTCCGAAGAAAAAGCGCTTGCGGCCCATTCACAAAACGGGTATCTGCTCTTGCAAAAACTGCTGGAGCTCGGGCTTGACGAGGAAAAAGCGAAAAAAGCGCGGCTGGAGAAAAAATCGGCTTTTTGGAAACTTCTGGGCCGGGCGCTTGCCAGAAGCGAGTATGAAGAAAATATCGGAACGGCTTGGTCTTTTCTGCCGAAAGCGGATTTCCAAAAAACCGGAGCGGGGCAGGACGCCATTTTAGAAATTTTTGAAGAATTCCGGGCGGAGATGGCCGGCGCCGGTTTTTGGGCGCTCTTATGGGAAACCTCTTCGGAGCCAAAAAAAATATCCGCAGTTATCTCATCTGCCGACAATTCAAAACTTGCGCCGCTGGCGGGGCTTTTCGGGGCCTCTTTGGCCTCATCGTGTATTTTTGCGAGCGGCTTTTCGGCTTTTTCCGAAGCCGAAATTAAAATACGCGGCCACATAAAGAAAGTTCTTTGATAATGCTATAATTGAAGAATGCCCAAGGATGACACTATCTCCGAGCTCCGAAAAAAAGAAGAAGAAGATTTGGCGCGGATTTTGGCGCAAAAACACGGACTTACTTATCTTGACCTCTCACGCATCACGATTGATTTGGATTCGCTCAAGATAATTCCAGAAGAGACCGCGCGGGCGAATTCCGTAGCCGTGATACAAAGCGTTGGGAAAAAACTGCAGGTTGCGCTTACGAACCCGGAGCGGCCGGCGGTTAAAGAAGTTTTGGAAAATCTTAAAGCGAAAAAATATGAACCCCAGCTTTTTTTGGTCTCCCCTTCCGGCCTGGAAAAGGCCTTGTCCAAATACAAAGAGATTCCGCGTTTTGAGGAAATCAAGGCGGGGATTATAGACATCTCCCCCGACAAGCTCGCGGCCTTCGCCGAAACCGCCGGGTCTTTTGAAAAATTCAAAGAGGCCGTCTCCGCCATGGCGCGCGAAAAAGAAGCGAAAAAGGCCTCCGACGCGCTTGAGCTGATTCTGGCCGGAGCGTTAGGAGTTGAAGCGTCGGATGTGCATATAGAGCCGTCGGAGAAGACCGCCAAAATAAGATTGCGGATGGACGGAGTTTTGCAGGACGCGGCCGAGATACCGCTGCCGCTTTTTTCGCTGCTGCTCTCCCGGATAAAACTCATATCGGAACTCAAGCTTAATATCCACGACAAGCCCCAGGACGGCAGGTTCACCATAAAAACCCAAAAAGAGGATATAGAAGTCAGGACTTCCGCGCTGCCGGGCCCTTACGGAGAATCCGTAGTTATGCGGCTTTTACTGCCCAAGACCATTTCCATAACTTTTGACGGACTCGGCATGCAGCCCCCGGTTTATAAAATGATGAAAGGCGAGCTTGTCCGTCCCAATGGAATGATTCTTACGACCGGCCCCACCGGCTCCGGCAAAACCACAACCCTTTACTCTTTTTTAAAAACCATCGCTTCGCAGGAAGTAAAAGTAATAACAATAGAAGACCCGATTGAATACCATCTGCCCAACATTACCCAAACGCAGGTGGATCCCGCAAAAGGATACGATTTCGGAAACGGCCTCCGCTCAATTTTGCGGCAGGACCCGGACATCATACTGGTCGGTGAAATCCGCGACTTGGAAACCGCGGAGATAGCAATGCACGCGGCGCTCACGGGGCATCTGGTTTTCTCCACCCTTCACACCAACGACGCCGCCGGAACAATCCCCCGGCTTATAGATCTGGGGGTTAAAACAAATATCATCTCGCCGGCCCTGAATTTGGTCATAGCCCAACGCCTCGTGAGAATACTCTGCAAAGAGTGCAAAATACAGGTTTCTCCGTCGGTTGGAGAAAAAAGGGCGATTTTAAAAACCGTCTCCGAGCTCCCGCCGTCTTACAAAGAGTTATTACCGCCTCCGCCAGCTGGCAGATTCAAAATATGGAAAGCAGCCGGCTGCGCGGCCTGCAACGGCACGGGATTTAAAGGGAGAATCGGCATCTTTGAAGCATTTCTTATTGATAACGAAATGGAGCGGCTGATAATCAAAAACCCGCCGAAAGCGGACATTGAAGAAGCTGCAAAAAAACAGGGAATGGCGACAATGTATCAGGACGGTGCGTTGAAAGTTCTGGACGGGATTACGTCCTTTGAAGAATTAAACAGGGTCGTTTCTGAAGAGTAGTCTCTAGGCAATTGCTCTTCCATGGGTAGATAGAGCTTAGATTTTCTCCGAGGAGTGGCGCCGCGTCTCTTGCGTAAAACAAGGCGCCGAGCCATCCTAGGACTAAGAGAAAAATCCGCTTTCTCCCCGCATAGCGGAGGGAAAATCGCCTAGAGACCACTTTCCGGAAACACGGCTTTTTATAAATCTTTCCCATTATAGCAAATTAAATAGCATATGTCAAGTGTCAGCCAAAACATTGAATTGTCTCCGAAAAAGAAGAGTGAAGACCTGTCTTTGGACGTGGCTTTGCGGCCGAAGTCGTTTGAAGAATACGTGGGGCAGGACAAAGTCAAAAGAAACCTGAAAATTTTAATTGAGGCCGCGAAAAAACGCGGCGAGCCGCTGGAGCACCTTCTTTTTTACGGCCCGGCGGGATTGGGCAAGACCACTCTCGCCTACCTCATAGCCAAGGAAACGGCGAGTCAGATTAAAATCACCTCGGGGCCGGCCGTGGAGAAAATCGGAGACCTGGCTTCAATTCTAACCAATCTTTCGCCTGGAGACATATTATTTATAGACGAAGCGCATCGTCTAAACAAGCTAATAGAAGAAATTTTGTATCCGGCGATGGAGAACCGGTCCTTGGACATAATAATAGGAAAAGGCCCCTCGGCGCGGACAATACAACTGGAGCTTCCGCCTTTCACCTTAATAGCCGCTACGACCAGAATCGCCCTGCTTTCCTCGCCGCTCCGCTCGCGCTTTTCTGGAGGAGCGTTCAGATTGGATTTTTATAATCAACCCGACATAGAAAAGATAATCAAGCGGAGCGCGGGGATTTTAAGCGTCCAAATTGAAGCCGGCGCAGTTCCCTTAATCGCCTCGCGCTCTAGATTTACCCCCAGGATAGCCAACCGGCTTTTGAAGCGAGCTCGTGATTTCGCGGAGGTGAAAGGTCCGCCAGCTGGCGGAGGCGTAGTGACTTCCGCGCTCGCGGAGGAAGCGCTGAAACTTTTGGAAATAGACGAGCTCGGCTTGGAAGCGGTGGACAGAAAAATTCTGGACACCATAATCAGAAAATTCGCCGGCGGGCCGGTAGGACTTTCTACCATCTCTGCTTCCACTATGGAAGAAGAGGACACAATTGAGGAAATCTACGAACCGTATTTGATGCAGTTGGGCTTCCTTGAGCGCACCCCCCGCGGCCGCCTAGCAACCCCTCGCGCGTATGAACATCTGGGACTGAAAGCGCCGAGCGACCAGCAGAAATTGATTTAATGCTTTTAATGCTATTATAGAAGCATGGCTTTCGTTGTGGCGCTGGTTTTGTATGTCTTGTTTCTTGCCGTTTATTGGTTTTTTGTGCTGTCAATTTTGTGGCATGTCCGGGAATACACCATGCCGCAGGACGGCTCGCGCTGGATTATCTGGGCTTTTTTGGGAATAATAGTTTTTTTGAATACAGTGTCCCTCGCATTATTTTTTAGCCTGCCGCTGGCATGATTCATCTTTCCCAAAATGAAAAAGTTTTAATGGTTTTGCACCGCCATTGGATAGTAATCGTCCTGAAATTTCTCATCGGCGTTATTTTGCTGATCTTGCCGGCCGCCGCGGCTCCTTTTTTCCCTGCCGCCGAGGCCGCGGGCGGGATTTCGCAGGTGGTTCTCTGGTTTTTCGCGCTGATTTATCTGCTTATAATTATGGCCGTAATGTTCTTTTTTTGGATTGACTATTATTTGGACGTCTGGATAATAACCTCGGAAAGAATCGTGGACATAAATCAAAAGGGTCTTTTTAACCGCGATGTTTCAGAATTTATGCTGGATAAGGTTCAGGATATCACGATAGAAATCCCGAACATGGCTGCGTCGCTGCTTAGGTACGGCAATATTATAATCCAAACCGCCGGCGAGAGGTCTTTCGCCATAAAGCAGGTGCCGCGAATATACGAAGCGAAAAACTTAATACTGGATTACGCGAAAAAACAAAATGTCGGGGCACTCTAAATGGGCGCAGATAAAATATAAAAAGGGC
Encoded here:
- the tsaE gene encoding tRNA (adenosine(37)-N6)-threonylcarbamoyltransferase complex ATPase subunit type 1 TsaE yields the protein MKEQVEILTRSGKETKKLGEILAQEVLKFAFAKASADKLKTATVLSLEGELGSGKTTFTQGFAKGLGIKENPRSPTFVIMQIYGVNKLNRSAEFVKFKNFIHVDAYRLKSKDFKILNWRDFMRNPQNIILIEWGNRVKIIMPRGALILRFRHGHLPHERTLRISNSEIFNFQSIFKNLKIRNSLEIRN
- a CDS encoding type II/IV secretion system protein, with translation MPKDDTISELRKKEEEDLARILAQKHGLTYLDLSRITIDLDSLKIIPEETARANSVAVIQSVGKKLQVALTNPERPAVKEVLENLKAKKYEPQLFLVSPSGLEKALSKYKEIPRFEEIKAGIIDISPDKLAAFAETAGSFEKFKEAVSAMAREKEAKKASDALELILAGALGVEASDVHIEPSEKTAKIRLRMDGVLQDAAEIPLPLFSLLLSRIKLISELKLNIHDKPQDGRFTIKTQKEDIEVRTSALPGPYGESVVMRLLLPKTISITFDGLGMQPPVYKMMKGELVRPNGMILTTGPTGSGKTTTLYSFLKTIASQEVKVITIEDPIEYHLPNITQTQVDPAKGYDFGNGLRSILRQDPDIILVGEIRDLETAEIAMHAALTGHLVFSTLHTNDAAGTIPRLIDLGVKTNIISPALNLVIAQRLVRILCKECKIQVSPSVGEKRAILKTVSELPPSYKELLPPPPAGRFKIWKAAGCAACNGTGFKGRIGIFEAFLIDNEMERLIIKNPPKADIEEAAKKQGMATMYQDGALKVLDGITSFEELNRVVSEE
- a CDS encoding PAS domain-containing protein codes for the protein MQDSLNEFFLGRRFQLWALGGIAVFALIAANVAWLFPTLRELDNGAYALHRAIAVDVRNQIGVSLERHENALKNAADIISQSGSSRQELISRLMKENQPFESVSILGLDGKEKAKSHRFLLITPSDFRDRSVDELFLAVSRGEIYRSPVLISGASEPLITIAVPLDRKSGYSALVAEVNLKFLLDVVRGASAGSSLGGEAAYVVDRDGYIIAHPNSSLVFGRTNVLQRKLVLSALGGREADTRSGDLIYLNEQNEEVFAVALPFELTGWAIVAENLRSQALSSSRRILSAAIVSFGLEILLLLLLVWNYFNLIRTATLFYAERNQREAILNSLSDGVIEYNDKSQVVLMNPKAEELLGIKLADISGASITPEFTKTNEKFKGLVELMYPASAPYASGVKPIPGTPSAKTMEIHTSVPELKLLVTMTHVVDRAGNVRGFLKILHDVSRERLLGRIKSEFVSVAAHQLRTPLSAIKWTLRLLLDGDAGALSQEQSNFLSKGYEINERMIKLVNDLLNAARIEEGKFGYDFKEIDLDKFLESAIRGYIDLAKRKSVNLKFEKIDGALPQIYADSEKLSLAINNLLDNAIKYTAAGGEVLVRIEKASNYAVISISDTGVGIPLSEQKRVFSKFFRASNVIKMETEGTGLGLFIVRNIIKRHGGDTTFNSKENGGTVFTFTLPLKKELVPAEESPPLEEFLETI
- a CDS encoding ABC transporter substrate-binding protein encodes the protein MGNKKFFWVVVLILLIVAAFVFFVSPPLLRNGRQAPKRVAMLTASDLQLAAVDGIKAGFKELNLVEGRDFIIELKNPKGDRNLTTKMAREIVNSEPDLIVSVSTSASSAIKEANKDAKIPVVAVDVGNFKELGIENVQHPGGFMTGVIVDNVAIAPKRMEILKTLNPALKTIGVLVNPKHVSYDEIIKAHEDGAKKLGIKVLWYEMTKKEEVAPAMARLVKDRPDAVMTTSEATISGNSDLIAPSLRKTKIASIDFNVERGVGSGYLMVYGASRYDVGRQGARMISKVLGGEKPGDIPVEFASTLTFEINAALAGEMGIKIPESLLLQASKVYNE
- a CDS encoding PH domain-containing protein; the encoded protein is MIHLSQNEKVLMVLHRHWIVIVLKFLIGVILLILPAAAAPFFPAAEAAGGISQVVLWFFALIYLLIIMAVMFFFWIDYYLDVWIITSERIVDINQKGLFNRDVSEFMLDKVQDITIEIPNMAASLLRYGNIIIQTAGERSFAIKQVPRIYEAKNLILDYAKKQNVGAL
- a CDS encoding ABC transporter substrate-binding protein — encoded protein: MSFRQAIITTLIVIILLGGYFSWNYFSKVFRPLPPPRIYKIGFLLTSKDVQSDNIKGFKERMEDLGYKIDENLVYVEKNGGGDNNLILQYAKELNDTGLDVIIIGSTSAARALKKLQDEGQLKTKVFFLAAGNPRDFVQNLQSPESFITGIGEGTVEFVGKRLEFLKELVPNMKKVISVVEKESTNEKLFKEKLAEVSKKIGVEMVYIDIDTKTPDEILQKLPLLTKKLGDAYITCPCKSNDIERLAKPLAAQLLNAGLPSISSEISAGANLGFTATYSDDRAESGRTGAVLVDKILKGVPISQISVWFAKDVVLELNLKTAEAVGIKIPDSVKLLASKIYQ
- the ruvB gene encoding Holliday junction branch migration DNA helicase RuvB, whose translation is MSSVSQNIELSPKKKSEDLSLDVALRPKSFEEYVGQDKVKRNLKILIEAAKKRGEPLEHLLFYGPAGLGKTTLAYLIAKETASQIKITSGPAVEKIGDLASILTNLSPGDILFIDEAHRLNKLIEEILYPAMENRSLDIIIGKGPSARTIQLELPPFTLIAATTRIALLSSPLRSRFSGGAFRLDFYNQPDIEKIIKRSAGILSVQIEAGAVPLIASRSRFTPRIANRLLKRARDFAEVKGPPAGGGVVTSALAEEALKLLEIDELGLEAVDRKILDTIIRKFAGGPVGLSTISASTMEEEDTIEEIYEPYLMQLGFLERTPRGRLATPRAYEHLGLKAPSDQQKLI